In Halarcobacter bivalviorum, a genomic segment contains:
- a CDS encoding MotA/TolQ/ExbB proton channel family protein has product MIDLYIDNFFNFFDKGGFVLYIVFAIALFLWALLIERYIYISFEYKKYAKALKQDLSKQQFNQKFKEEIKKYLIEDSNIRLKTGLSFIKTLIIVCPLVGLLGTVTGMIEVFDVMALNGTSNVKSMANGVSMATIPTMAGMVVALSGILFEKKLELSIKYHTDKLYLEISKVL; this is encoded by the coding sequence TTGTTTTATATATCGTATTTGCAATTGCCCTATTTCTTTGGGCTTTGTTAATTGAAAGATATATCTATATTAGTTTTGAGTACAAAAAGTATGCAAAGGCTTTAAAACAAGATTTATCAAAACAACAATTCAATCAAAAGTTTAAAGAAGAGATAAAAAAGTATCTAATTGAAGACTCTAATATTAGACTAAAAACAGGTCTTAGTTTTATTAAGACCTTAATTATAGTTTGTCCTTTAGTTGGTCTTTTAGGAACTGTTACAGGGATGATTGAAGTCTTTGATGTGATGGCACTAAATGGTACAAGTAATGTTAAATCTATGGCAAATGGTGTATCAATGGCAACTATTCCAACAATGGCAGGAATGGTTGTAGCACTTAGTGGAATTTTATTTGAAAAAAAATTAGAACTATCAATAAAGTACCATACAGATAAATTATATTTAGAAATATCAAAGGTTTTATAA
- a CDS encoding ExbD/TolR family protein — protein sequence MRRFSQKNNKEETEINLTPMLDVVFIMLIFFIVTTSFVKEAGIEVNRPSAKTSQQKTEANILIAIKNNDEIWIDKRMVDIRAVRSNIERLKASNTESSVVVQSDKDARTGVLVKVMDQVRLAGITNISVSTLKN from the coding sequence ATGAGAAGATTTTCACAAAAAAACAATAAAGAAGAGACAGAAATAAACTTAACACCAATGCTTGATGTTGTTTTTATTATGTTAATTTTCTTTATTGTAACAACCTCTTTTGTAAAAGAAGCAGGAATAGAAGTAAATAGACCAAGTGCAAAAACTAGTCAACAAAAAACAGAAGCAAATATTTTAATTGCAATTAAAAACAATGATGAGATTTGGATTGATAAAAGAATGGTTGATATAAGAGCTGTTAGGTCTAATATAGAGAGGCTTAAAGCTTCAAATACTGAAAGCAGTGTTGTAGTTCAATCAGACAAAGATGCAAGAACTGGTGTTTTAGTAAAAGTTATGGATCAAGTAAGACTTGCAGGCATAACAAATATCTCTGTTTCAACACTAAAGAATTAA
- a CDS encoding energy transducer TonB translates to MRILIAVAVSFIISVGMFILMQKMTSTQSEAIKKETKSVELNFLRDKKDTVVEKKQRVKPKEPVKKVEPKKLDMKTNLNQELNKNVKIKPLDISQNIDISSINSLTGAQINIGSNLLDANMLTALKRVNPRYPRRAKIKRQEGFVQLAFKIDSSGFVSEVQVVDSNPKGVFDEEASKAIKKWRFKPAKDDIPGSFKNATITFNFRLAK, encoded by the coding sequence ATGCGTATTTTAATTGCAGTAGCTGTATCTTTTATTATTTCTGTGGGAATGTTTATTTTAATGCAAAAGATGACCTCAACACAAAGTGAAGCAATAAAAAAAGAGACAAAATCAGTGGAACTAAACTTTTTAAGAGATAAAAAAGATACTGTTGTAGAAAAAAAACAAAGGGTTAAACCTAAAGAACCAGTTAAAAAAGTAGAGCCTAAAAAACTGGATATGAAAACAAATTTAAATCAAGAATTAAATAAAAATGTAAAAATAAAACCTTTAGATATTAGCCAAAACATTGATATTTCATCTATCAACTCTTTAACTGGTGCACAAATAAATATTGGCTCAAATCTTTTAGATGCAAATATGTTAACTGCACTTAAAAGAGTTAATCCAAGATATCCAAGACGAGCAAAAATCAAAAGACAAGAAGGGTTTGTTCAATTGGCTTTTAAAATTGATTCAAGTGGTTTTGTTTCTGAAGTTCAAGTTGTAGATTCAAATCCAAAAGGCGTATTTGATGAAGAAGCTAGTAAAGCAATCAAAAAATGGCGATTTAAACCAGCAAAAGATGATATTCCTGGAAGCTTCAAAAATGCAACAATTACATTTAATTTTAGGTTGGCAAAATGA
- a CDS encoding tetratricopeptide repeat protein, whose product MIKKILFLTLICFCTNIFAQMQMSKGTYNSLLKAQKLMEKEDYKTAKSILEKIFANDSKNKYEKSYALQTISNIYIQENKYEKVAKAYEKIISYNAFEKDSLDRIKLSLSKIYLSLEKYKQSLKLSNELLNSKVIKKEELYESFILAFYYTKKYKQSIEYSKKYFSLKDKINESWYKILYSSYVEIKDYNGAIKTMETMVKLFSKNESYWVQLASLYQEKDRLKDSLSTLELAYKNGILKNKNNILYFINISLQNGVYKKANLLLAKAVKDGLIEEDKKIFELLISTHINAKDNELAIKKITNSKFAKEDKYRLILANLYFNKQEYKKSISILDEIKAKHKSDISGEKDILKALCFYELNDKTTSIKILKQALNNPHHKKRAKSILKSLES is encoded by the coding sequence ATGATAAAAAAAATACTATTTTTAACACTTATTTGTTTTTGCACAAATATTTTTGCACAAATGCAAATGTCAAAAGGTACATATAATAGTTTACTTAAAGCACAAAAACTTATGGAAAAAGAGGATTATAAAACAGCTAAGAGCATATTAGAAAAAATTTTTGCAAATGACTCTAAAAATAAATATGAGAAATCTTATGCTCTTCAAACTATAAGTAATATCTATATTCAAGAGAATAAATATGAAAAAGTAGCAAAAGCTTATGAAAAAATCATAAGTTATAATGCCTTTGAAAAAGATAGCCTTGATAGAATAAAACTCTCTTTATCTAAAATCTATTTATCCCTAGAAAAATATAAGCAGAGTCTAAAACTTTCAAATGAGCTTCTTAATAGTAAAGTGATTAAAAAAGAAGAGCTTTATGAATCTTTTATTCTTGCTTTTTACTATACAAAAAAATATAAACAAAGTATTGAATACTCTAAAAAATATTTTTCACTAAAAGATAAAATTAATGAATCATGGTACAAAATTCTTTATTCCTCTTATGTTGAAATCAAAGATTATAATGGTGCAATAAAAACTATGGAAACCATGGTTAAACTATTTAGCAAAAATGAGAGTTATTGGGTACAACTAGCTTCTTTATATCAAGAGAAAGATAGATTAAAAGATTCTCTTTCTACCCTTGAATTAGCATATAAAAATGGTATTTTAAAAAACAAAAACAATATTCTTTATTTTATAAATATCTCTTTACAAAATGGTGTATATAAAAAAGCAAATCTATTATTAGCAAAAGCAGTTAAAGATGGTCTTATTGAAGAGGATAAAAAGATATTTGAACTTCTTATTTCAACTCACATAAATGCAAAAGATAATGAACTTGCTATTAAAAAAATCACTAATTCTAAATTTGCAAAAGAGGATAAATATAGATTGATTCTTGCAAACTTATATTTCAATAAACAAGAGTATAAAAAAAGTATCTCTATCTTAGATGAAATAAAAGCAAAACATAAAAGTGATATCTCTGGAGAAAAAGATATTTTAAAAGCTTTATGTTTTTATGAATTAAATGATAAAACAACTTCAATCAAAATTTTAAAACAAGCTTTAAATAACCCTCACCATAAAAAAAGAGCAAAGAGTATTCTAAAAAGCCTTGAGAGTTAA
- a CDS encoding PAS domain-containing sensor histidine kinase, translated as MLKKILKIKEKKTRIILFFYSIFILIAFVAVDKIFFYNNIQILIVENGKNQIDEREEILKRFINKSMIVLENLRNTNVFNEYLHNKDEKYLNHLKKMFLLISNTHSNFMQLRYIDKSGNEIIRVERKEENGKVYESNNLQNKASRYYFSESKKRELEKVWFSNLDLNIEDGRVEKPYKPTLRAILPVKNNESFDGIIIINFFMNDFLKAFDDITLYNLILVDKEGNTLVHYDSKKSWGLFKEEKYNIKSEFNNYKTILENKIYTSEEYISKKLDVPIANMPILILQPKKEYLEKLYSNQNIQYLFTILIVLLLTYLVSFFILRALKNLYFDLSMTKKLNKKLNRLNEKFTTILNTTNDMVLIINEEKIIEFSNRAFLELTGFSEAEILRKEINQFLKEKSEEFLEKLELSLNNEAQKFEYSFLSKDNKNITLLISLIKIKKQNKVLLIAKDITEIKEQQELFIQQSKLASMGEMLSNIAHQWRQPLNILNLTAVDLKYKYEYAELDKQKVEEISLKLQNQIEYLSQTIDDFRDFFTPNKNKELFKISEAVSSTLNIIGSSLKENFIDIELELDESIEMNSYKNQLEQVLINILNNAKDAIVLNKIKEPCIKIKVYNDKKNIIEISNNGGAIKEDIINKIFEPYFSTKFSSKGTGLGLYMSKTIIEKNMGGNLRVNSKEESTTFVISFES; from the coding sequence ATGCTAAAAAAAATTCTTAAAATCAAAGAGAAAAAAACTAGAATAATCTTATTTTTTTATTCAATTTTTATACTTATTGCTTTTGTTGCTGTAGATAAAATATTTTTTTATAATAATATTCAAATTCTTATAGTTGAAAATGGAAAAAATCAAATTGATGAGAGAGAAGAGATTTTAAAACGCTTTATAAATAAGTCAATGATTGTTTTAGAAAATCTAAGGAATACAAATGTTTTTAATGAGTATTTACATAATAAAGATGAAAAATATTTAAATCATTTAAAAAAGATGTTTTTATTGATTTCAAATACTCACTCTAATTTTATGCAACTAAGATATATCGATAAATCTGGAAATGAGATAATAAGAGTTGAAAGAAAAGAAGAAAATGGGAAAGTCTATGAATCAAATAATTTACAAAATAAAGCTTCAAGATACTATTTTAGTGAATCAAAAAAAAGAGAGCTTGAAAAGGTTTGGTTTTCTAATTTAGATTTAAATATAGAAGATGGGAGAGTTGAAAAGCCTTATAAACCTACATTAAGAGCTATTCTTCCTGTAAAAAACAATGAGAGTTTTGATGGAATTATAATTATCAACTTTTTTATGAATGATTTTTTAAAAGCTTTTGACGATATTACTTTATATAATTTAATTTTAGTTGATAAAGAAGGGAATACTTTAGTTCATTATGACTCAAAAAAGAGTTGGGGGCTTTTTAAAGAAGAGAAATATAATATTAAATCAGAGTTTAATAATTATAAAACAATTTTAGAAAATAAGATTTATACAAGTGAAGAGTATATTTCTAAAAAGTTAGATGTTCCTATTGCCAATATGCCAATTTTAATTTTACAACCTAAAAAAGAGTATTTAGAGAAGTTATATAGTAATCAAAATATTCAATATCTTTTTACTATTTTAATTGTTTTACTACTGACTTATTTAGTAAGTTTTTTTATCTTAAGAGCTTTAAAAAATCTATATTTTGATTTAAGTATGACAAAAAAATTAAATAAAAAATTAAATAGACTAAATGAAAAATTCACAACTATACTTAATACTACTAATGATATGGTATTAATCATAAATGAAGAAAAAATTATTGAATTTTCAAATAGAGCTTTTTTAGAACTTACAGGTTTTAGTGAAGCTGAGATTTTAAGAAAAGAGATAAATCAATTTTTAAAAGAAAAAAGTGAGGAGTTTCTTGAAAAACTTGAGCTTAGTTTAAATAATGAGGCTCAAAAGTTTGAGTATTCATTTCTTTCAAAAGATAATAAAAATATAACTTTGTTAATCAGTTTAATCAAAATTAAAAAACAAAATAAAGTTTTACTTATTGCTAAAGATATAACAGAGATAAAAGAGCAACAAGAACTTTTTATACAACAATCAAAATTAGCCTCAATGGGGGAGATGCTTTCAAATATAGCTCATCAATGGAGACAACCTTTAAATATTTTAAACCTTACGGCTGTTGATTTAAAATATAAATATGAGTATGCAGAACTTGATAAACAAAAAGTTGAAGAAATCTCTTTAAAACTGCAAAATCAAATAGAATATCTTTCTCAAACAATAGATGATTTTAGAGATTTTTTTACTCCCAATAAGAATAAAGAACTTTTTAAAATAAGTGAAGCAGTTTCAAGTACTTTAAATATTATTGGTAGTTCTTTGAAAGAGAATTTTATTGATATAGAGTTAGAACTTGATGAAAGTATAGAAATGAACTCTTATAAAAACCAGTTGGAACAAGTATTAATAAATATTTTAAATAATGCAAAAGATGCAATAGTTTTAAATAAAATAAAAGAGCCTTGTATTAAAATCAAAGTATATAACGATAAAAAAAATATAATTGAAATCTCAAATAATGGTGGAGCTATAAAAGAAGATATTATTAATAAAATTTTTGAGCCATACTTCTCTACAAAATTTAGTTCTAAAGGTACAGGGTTAGGACTTTATATGTCAAAAACAATAATAGAGAAAAATATGGGTGGAAATTTAAGGGTAAATTCTAAAGAAGAGAGTACTACTTTTGTAATAAGCTTTGAGAGTTAA
- a CDS encoding HD domain-containing phosphohydrolase, whose product MINKKYNISLLYVEDDELTREGLSSILSYHIDELYFASNGEEGYELYKSKKPDLVLSDIKMPKLDGIAMSKKIKQFDPFARIILLTAFNESEYLLESIKLNIDAYITKPVNIEELFDNIQKIAEIVELKKEKNKINNLLDEYKKTVDLSSIVSKTNPKGIITFVNEQFENISGYKKEELLGKSHNIVRHEDTSSEVFKEMWHTIKIEKKPWYGKIKNKKKDGGSYYVKTVINPILDEDGNILEFIAVRSDITELEETKLKLEDAYKVTAEKYTHASSLSRIYEDAFDKSSIIIRVTSDMKIKYVNDMFCELTGYSKEELIGESYWTIKHPKTQKNLLEKAFISAREDGIWKGQLKGITKDKKDIHYISTIVSIKDINNNLIEYLGIRLDITKVIALHEELEETQREIIYTMGEIGETRSKETGFHVKRVAEYSKLLALKYGLSESEAETLRLASPMHDIGKVGIPDSILNKPGKLTIEEYDKMKEHTQIGYELLKNSTRDILKASAIVAYEHHEKWDGSGYPRGLSGENIHIFGRITAICDVFDALAHERPYKKAWELDRIIALFKEERAKHFDPTLIDLFLENLDEFLEIQNAYEGRF is encoded by the coding sequence GTGATCAATAAAAAATATAATATTTCTTTACTTTATGTAGAAGATGATGAACTCACAAGAGAAGGATTATCTTCAATTTTATCTTATCATATTGATGAGTTATATTTTGCCTCAAATGGGGAAGAAGGTTATGAACTTTATAAAAGCAAAAAACCAGATTTAGTTTTAAGTGATATTAAAATGCCTAAGTTAGACGGTATTGCAATGAGTAAAAAAATCAAACAATTCGACCCATTTGCTAGAATTATTTTATTAACTGCTTTCAATGAGAGTGAATACTTACTTGAATCAATAAAATTAAATATTGATGCTTATATTACAAAGCCTGTTAATATAGAAGAACTTTTTGACAATATTCAAAAAATTGCTGAAATAGTAGAACTAAAAAAAGAAAAAAATAAAATAAATAACCTACTTGATGAGTATAAAAAAACAGTAGATTTAAGTTCAATTGTTTCAAAAACAAATCCTAAAGGAATTATCACTTTTGTAAATGAACAATTTGAAAATATCTCTGGATATAAAAAAGAAGAACTTTTAGGAAAATCTCATAATATAGTAAGACATGAAGATACATCATCTGAAGTTTTTAAAGAGATGTGGCACACAATAAAAATTGAGAAAAAACCTTGGTATGGGAAAATAAAAAATAAGAAAAAAGATGGTGGTTCTTATTATGTTAAAACAGTAATTAATCCTATTTTAGATGAAGATGGAAATATTTTAGAGTTTATTGCTGTTCGTTCTGATATTACAGAACTTGAAGAGACTAAGCTAAAACTAGAAGATGCTTATAAAGTAACTGCTGAGAAATATACCCATGCCTCTTCTTTATCAAGAATTTATGAAGATGCCTTTGACAAAAGTAGTATTATTATAAGAGTTACAAGTGATATGAAAATAAAATATGTAAATGACATGTTTTGTGAGCTTACAGGTTACTCAAAAGAGGAGTTAATTGGTGAATCTTATTGGACAATTAAACATCCAAAAACTCAAAAAAACCTTCTTGAAAAAGCCTTTATCTCGGCAAGAGAAGATGGTATTTGGAAAGGGCAATTAAAAGGGATTACAAAAGATAAAAAAGATATTCATTATATTTCTACTATTGTTAGTATAAAAGATATAAATAACAATCTAATTGAATACCTTGGAATTAGATTAGATATTACAAAAGTAATTGCTTTACATGAAGAGTTAGAAGAGACTCAAAGAGAGATAATCTATACAATGGGTGAAATTGGAGAAACAAGGTCAAAAGAGACAGGTTTCCATGTAAAAAGAGTAGCAGAATACTCTAAACTTTTAGCTTTAAAATATGGTTTAAGTGAGAGTGAAGCAGAGACTTTAAGATTAGCAAGTCCTATGCATGATATTGGAAAAGTAGGTATTCCTGATTCTATTTTAAACAAGCCAGGAAAACTAACAATTGAAGAGTATGATAAGATGAAAGAGCATACTCAAATAGGATATGAACTTCTTAAAAATTCAACTAGAGATATCTTAAAAGCTTCAGCTATTGTTGCTTATGAACACCATGAGAAATGGGACGGAAGTGGTTATCCTAGAGGTTTAAGTGGTGAAAATATTCATATCTTTGGAAGAATAACAGCTATTTGTGATGTTTTTGATGCTTTAGCACATGAAAGACCTTATAAAAAAGCTTGGGAACTAGATAGAATTATTGCTCTATTTAAAGAAGAGAGAGCTAAACATTTTGACCCTACTTTAATTGATTTATTCTTAGAAAACTTAGATGAGTTTTTAGAAATTCAAAATGCTTATGAAGGAAGATTTTAA
- a CDS encoding helix-turn-helix domain-containing protein, with protein MSYKVDLKNFDEFMLKTDDSETINFKLPKNMGSFSSTKEIINKDVLLFKTNTNIKESLTLNSKSFVSGLSIIINLEGEFKYFDKSNKSALNVRKNSVITKYVNKYDSVMNFDKNSKSSNLCLILRDEFLEKYFLNKIENRDELFSNYENNISTDFEKRFENYKVVSLAKELYNSPFEGELNDLYTQSKVFELIYEELTTIVNEHNNLCTCGCSKINHEDRIALYKAKELIEKADAFYTLEQLCKKVAINEFKLKLGFKELFDTTPGALVLKTRMDKAKILLSSGEYNIAEVSNLVGYKYQQSFSTAFFRHYGVLPKDLIKKRKYY; from the coding sequence ATGTCATATAAAGTAGATTTAAAAAATTTTGATGAGTTTATGCTTAAAACAGATGATTCTGAAACTATCAATTTTAAATTACCAAAAAATATGGGAAGTTTTTCAAGTACAAAAGAGATAATAAATAAAGATGTTCTTCTTTTTAAAACAAATACCAATATAAAAGAGAGTTTAACACTAAATTCAAAATCATTTGTTTCAGGGCTTTCAATTATTATTAATTTAGAAGGAGAGTTCAAATATTTTGATAAAAGTAATAAAAGTGCATTAAATGTGAGAAAGAATAGTGTAATTACTAAATATGTAAATAAATATGATTCTGTTATGAATTTTGATAAGAATTCTAAAAGTAGTAATTTATGTCTAATTTTAAGGGATGAATTTTTAGAAAAATACTTTTTAAATAAAATTGAGAATAGAGATGAATTATTTAGTAACTATGAGAATAATATCTCAACAGATTTTGAAAAAAGGTTTGAAAATTATAAGGTTGTTTCTCTTGCAAAGGAATTATACAATTCCCCTTTTGAGGGAGAATTAAATGATTTGTATACACAAAGTAAAGTTTTTGAATTAATATATGAAGAGTTAACTACTATTGTAAATGAACATAATAATTTATGCACTTGTGGATGTTCAAAAATAAATCACGAAGATAGAATAGCTTTATATAAAGCAAAAGAGTTAATAGAAAAAGCAGATGCTTTTTATACTTTAGAACAACTTTGTAAAAAAGTAGCAATAAATGAGTTTAAACTAAAGCTTGGCTTTAAAGAATTATTTGATACAACACCTGGGGCTTTAGTTTTAAAAACTAGAATGGATAAAGCAAAAATTTTATTGAGTAGTGGGGAATATAATATTGCAGAAGTTTCAAATTTAGTAGGATATAAGTATCAACAAAGTTTTTCTACTGCTTTTTTTAGGCATTATGGAGTTCTTCCTAAAGATTTAATCAAAAAAAGGAAGTATTATTAA